AAAAATCGCCTCGGAGAACAAAACCTTTTTTGATCGCATTCTCGGCTACGACAGAATCCTGATTGCCGGGCAGGCCAAAAGCCATTGTGTGGCCTGGACGGTCGAGGATCTTCTTTTGGAGATACAGTCTCGCGATCCAAACTTAGCCGAAAAAGTTTATCTCCTCGAGGACTGCAGTTCCGCGGTGGTGATACCAAACGCGGTCGACTTTACAGAACAAGCCGAAAGCGCATTCGAACGCTTCGCCCGGGCGGGGATGAAACTGGTCAAATCGACAGATCCGATATCGTCATGGCCGGGCATGAAATTTTAAGTGGATCAATTCGGAAATATCATCCGCTCCAAAGAAACTGAATACAGGAGGCAGATTTTGAAACCCGCCAGTAACCTCGTACGTCCGCTGTTGACCGACCAATACCAGTTGACTATGGCCTACGCCTATTTTCATGCCGGGCGACATGAAGAAAAAGCCTGCTTCGACATGTTCTTTCGCAATAATCCTTTTAACGGCGAATTCACCGTTTTTGCGGGTCTTTCCGAAGCTTTGAAGTTCGTCAGCAGTTTCAGTTACAGTGATGATGAAATCGAATATATCTGCACCCAGCTTCCCCGCTGTACCCCCGAATTCAAGGACTGGCTCAAACGCCTGGATTGCGCCGAAGTTAAAATCTATTCTCACAGTGAAGGCAACCTGGTCTTCCCACGCGTACCGATGATGCGGGTTGAAGGGCCTCTGGGTATCTGCCAGCTTCTGGAGACTACTCTGCTCAACCTGGTCAGTTACCCCAGCCTGGTAGCCACAAACGCGGCCCGTATGAGACTGGCGGCGGGAGTGGACAAGATCCTGATCGAATTCGGTATGAGACGGGCACAGGGTCCCGACGGTGCGGTCTCGGCGGCGCGTTACAGCTACCTGGGGGGCTTCGATGGGTCCAGCGACATGCTGGCCGGTCGCTTATTCGATATACCTGTCAGCGGGACACAGGCACATTCATATATTTCTTCATTCGCAAAACTTGAAGACCTCAGGAGCAAATCAATCGATGACTTCCGGGGTAAGCAAAGTGGATTTCTCGAAATTGTATTGAAATATCGCGAAGAACTCGCTTTTGATAGCACCAACGAGGGTGAATTGGCGGCTTTTATCGCCTACGCCCAGGCTTTTCCAAACGGCTTTCTGGCCCTTGTGGATACCTATGACACACTCGATTCAGGTGTACCAAATTTCCTCTGCGTCGCGCTGGCATTGAACGAAATCGGTTACGATCCGATTGGTATAAGGCTCGACTCCGGTGATCTCTCGCACCTGTCGAAAGAGACCCGCCGGATGTTCATCGAAACGGGCAAAAGATATGAACTCGACTTTTCAAACCTCAAGATAGTGGCCTCCAACGAAATCAACGAGGAAACCCTGCGTTCGCTGGCAGAGCAGGGACACGAGATAGATATCTTCGGAATCGGAACCCA
The sequence above is drawn from the Candidatus Zixiibacteriota bacterium genome and encodes:
- the pncB gene encoding nicotinate phosphoribosyltransferase gives rise to the protein MKPASNLVRPLLTDQYQLTMAYAYFHAGRHEEKACFDMFFRNNPFNGEFTVFAGLSEALKFVSSFSYSDDEIEYICTQLPRCTPEFKDWLKRLDCAEVKIYSHSEGNLVFPRVPMMRVEGPLGICQLLETTLLNLVSYPSLVATNAARMRLAAGVDKILIEFGMRRAQGPDGAVSAARYSYLGGFDGSSDMLAGRLFDIPVSGTQAHSYISSFAKLEDLRSKSIDDFRGKQSGFLEIVLKYREELAFDSTNEGELAAFIAYAQAFPNGFLALVDTYDTLDSGVPNFLCVALALNEIGYDPIGIRLDSGDLSHLSKETRRMFIETGKRYELDFSNLKIVASNEINEETLRSLAEQGHEIDIFGIGTHLVTCQKDPSLGCVYKLVEINSEARIKLSESIAKMTLPAKKDGYRLYGEQGHPILDLMIMEDEEKPRAGKKVLCCHPFEANKRTYVTPERVEALHHLVWDGKIRDDNRALTDIRKYSMRKVKSLRRDHLRALNPTPYKVSLSEKLFNFSHTMWKREAPVREIK